The following are encoded together in the Daucus carota subsp. sativus chromosome 5, DH1 v3.0, whole genome shotgun sequence genome:
- the LOC135152805 gene encoding uncharacterized mitochondrial protein AtMg00810-like, whose product MSMMGELSFFLGLQVSPKDDGIFICQSKYVRALIEDSSPAKTPMATPTKLDQDKSGKKVNISSFRGMIGSLLYLTASRPDIMFVTYLCARFQSDPKESHLIAVERIFRYLNGTPNLGIWYPKNTRFDLTGYTDSDYAGCRIDRKSTSGSCQFLG is encoded by the coding sequence atgagtatgatgggtgaactgtcattctttcttggtcttcaagtaagtccGAAAGATGATGGgatcttcatttgccaatcaaaataTGTCAGAGCTCTtatagaagactcttcaccggcaaagacacccatggccactcccactaagcttgaccaggacaaatctggtaagaaagttaaTATTTCAAGCtttagaggtatgattggctcattactctatctcactgcaagtagacctgatataatgtttgtaACATATTTATGTGCAAGGTTCCAAAGTGATCccaaagagtcacatcttatagctgttgaaagaatttttagatatcttaacGGTACACCTAATCTAGGTatctggtaccctaagaataccaGGTTTGACCTAacaggctatacagattctgattatgcaggatgcaggatagacaggaaaagcacttctggaagctgtcagtttctaggatga